TCCCAGGGAGGCAGAAGGCTTGAAAACTTTGAACTTGGAAGGTGGCAATTTTGGATAGCTTTGAGTTGAGTGAAGCAGTTGCTGAGTGTGCAGGTGAAGTGGGACAATTCATTGAACAGTTCCAAGTGATTCATAAATCAGTTTGTTGTCATTTTAAATGTTCGAATTGACAATGATGGTGTACAAGACAATGTTAAGCACGCAAGTTTGGATAACCCTGGGTGTATTGAGCGACTTCAAAACTTAGGATTACTTCAAAAAGGCCATCAAGTGGCAACTCTACATGAAAGATGAGAGACATTATGTTAATGGATGAGGAAAGGCCTGTTGATCCACATCTAGGAGGAGTATTCACAGTTGCCACAAACAGGCAACTCCATCCCGGGTCACTAACAAATTAATGCTTTGACCAACAATTATGTGTTCCACTTGTGTATGAATATGGCGGCTTGTAATGAGAAGCCATGGAAGTGGAGAGATGAGTGTAAAGCATAGAAAGAGATGGGAAATATAAAAGGAGATAGATGGACTTGAAAGGCCAATATTAGGCCAATGGTACTCAAACATTCCTTGCTTTCGTGTAGAAGTCTTCTTTTACCTCTAAAACTACACTCATCAAGAAGCAGAAAACTAATTCACTTGTTCTTTTTTGCTCTAACAAAATCCTAAATTGAGACAAGAAGTAGAAGATTTACAGATGGGGCATAGAAGCTCAACTGCACAAGCTAATATTGGAGATGAAAAGGCTGCAGTATGACACAATATGATCCTCAATCTTAAGCATCTATGGCATACTGCAACAATGCCAGCAGACGTCAAGAGCTACTCGGTCAGCAGGATTTCCTCCAGACGGATGTAGACAAGGAAAACAATGGTAAATTAATGCACCACTCTTCTTGTTTTGCAGATATATTGGGACTGAAATTCAGTAATGCCATCAAACAAACGCTAGAGATTGCTCAACAACAGAATGAAGAATGAAGACCCATCCATAAACTACACCAATAAATACTTAAACTCCACTAGCTTTTTGACCGAAGCAGCTCTcccataaaaattaaaaaatatatattttttgtgttCAACCCGCTTGGAATCAAATTCAAAGCTTAGGCACCtaaacaacaataacaaagatagcaaaaataaaaattcttcttcaaattcaggTGGATGAAAGCTTCTTTTTAAGCAATATCTTACAGAATAACGCAACATCTCCAAAAACATACATCACAAAATCACTAAGAACGTTAACAGTTTAATCCAACCAGCTAAACAGAATTAAAATGATAACCCAGAAGCAGAAAAGCTTCCAAGATACCatctttaacaaaaaaaaaaagccagggaaagaaaatttttgCTTACCCTTCGGTGTAGTCAGCCTGAAGAAGGTCAAGATAAGTGTCCCATTTATTCCCTATCACCTTAATTAGACCCAAAAGAAAAACCCacaaaaaaattaatccaaattcaagattcaagggCTTTCGATAATAAACAACAATCAAGCATCTTTGGCATTTGAAGAAATAAATTACCTTTCCACAGGTGAAGCAACGCACTGGAATGATCATCTTTTCTAGTCCTCAAGGGAAAGGGATGGAAGGAGTTTTGGAAGAAGAAAATCTGTGGGGTTGAtggtatatttatatttggacaTCAACGTGGGCTTGAAACCCTTGTTGGGCTATGCTACAAAATTATTAATCCCACATGTAATAACAACTCTAGGCTTAGCAAACTATACTGGTAGATTTTTATTGCCTATTGGGCCCGTTGGCTCCATTTCAACACTAGTATAATTGGGTTTGattggatagggtattatttgaaatattatttggaataattactgtagcactttttgtgatgtgatatatgtgagataaaaaggtgattgaaaatataaaaaagtaggttagaaaatgtgtttatgatacaagcgaaatattatttgggataatttcactaTCCAAATAAACCCTTATTAGtcaaagttttcaattttttgttttcttttcaaaagTGTGATAGTATTTTGTTCTGCTTCCATTATTGGGTggttgttttttgttttctttttggtgtgtgttttcgggaaaattttagtgtaatagCTTCTTGGTAAATGTGTCTGTGAGATAATTAATAAGTTTTCGTCTATTTTGTGTTTGTCAAGTTTAACTTGATAGTTTAAAACTTAAACACTATAATGTATGCAATTCAGGGTTCATGATAATGCTAAAGTGGACACACACTCTTTCTCTCAAtctctttgttttgtttctgtttttgtttttgtgtgCTAAACCTGTGCCAATAATAGAAAAAACTCAGAGACCATTCTAAGATTATTATGAAAAATaatgggcctgtttggaaccttagttttttgccaagtttgtaTGAtattagttttttaacaacttttgttacaggaaccccaaaaatttatcaaagtttttaacctacacactttaaaatatccaaaacacaaaaaacccaaaattcccttccccttttcttcttcttcctcccccacccCAACCGCCCACCACCTCCGCCGCCGGTTCCGGCGCCGATCACCTCTTCCGGTGccgattttcttttttttttccctttctccctctccccctcttcctcccctACCATCCTCCCCCTTTGCCCGATTTtgatcctctctctttttttttctccctcccccactcctcccccaccacccttccccttcccctctgGCCGGTCGCCAGACCAGATCACATCGAGGGAGGGTGAGGGTGGTGGGGGAAGGGGAGTAGAGGGGGAGaaagaaaattgcaaaaaaaaaaaaaaatttcaggtgCCGGCAGATTGAGCAGCGGCGGGCGAGGGAAGGGGGATGGGGagaggggaggagaggggtggcgggggagggagaAGAGGGGTGATAGGcagaggggtggcgggggagaaGGGAGGAAATGGGTGGCGGGGGAGGCAGAGGGGGGTGGCGGGCAGAGGGGGGTGCCGGGGGAGGGAGAAGAGGGGTGGTGGGGGAGGCAGAGGGGGGTGGCAGGCAGAGGGGGGTGCCGGGGAAGAGGGGAGGAAATGGGTGGCGGGGgaaggaaggggaaggggagagggagaagagaggtggtgggggagggagagggaggagTGGCGGGCATGAGagggggagaaaaaaaaagcaaaaaaaaaaaaaagttgcagaAAAACCCAAACCTACATTGGCAGTGATCTGAAGAGGGAataggggagggggaaggggaagggagaAGAAGCGGGAtgggaggaaggaaaagaaaaaagaaagaaaaaaagaaagaaaaaagaaaaagaaagaaagaaaaggaaaaggaaaaaagtttttcatcacataaaaagtttttctacaacttctaaaaaaagttttttcatcttacaaagtttttctacaacttctacagtcatctatagtaaaattttatacaaacacccaaaaaactcaccttccaaACAGGTTCAATAGTAAAGAAAAAGGTTCCACAAAAAGGGTTTGATGTCCTGTACCAATAAGGGAGGTGTCCGTATCTATGCAAATTTCGCATTTTGCAGATGCGAGCCTAAGAGTTTTTCTTTAAGAATTCGTTCACACATATCAACAACTTAGAGTTTATATTTATCTCATTATTGATAATATTCATCCTTCGTAaaacttttttcctttctcttgttGTCAAGGAGTAAATCATGATGATTTCCTTCTCTATTTTTAGCTCTTGTTTCTCAATAATTCTATAAAATGAAGaagtaaaaacaaaaacaatcaAGCGTAAtgttttcacaaaaataaaatagaaaaaaaggcAAGAGCCTGCATTCACATTTTTTGCTTTTATAAAGAATTGTACATGAATGCAGTATGGACTCTACATATAGGACCTCTAGGTGGACTAGTTTCTTTTTTCCTATTAGAAGTTGACATCGCATTTGACATCGCATTTAGCAAATGCAATGTCTCACGAGCTCGCACTTCATAAATGTTAAGACCACTTTGAAGGAAATCAACACTAAAACTAACGTATTGCAGAACGCTTCTAAAATCCATAATAATGTtggaaatttctcaaaaactcatcCTTTGCTTTTGCTTCAGGAAATAGGAAAGGATCCCTTCCACATTATTTATACAAGTCTAAagcaaattttgttaatttatgaCTAATGGAGTTGCATTTCTCTCCAACTCTTATATAAGAAGGATAAATTGTGTTATTTTACATCAAAGTCTATAATAATACATCAATTGTGACAATCAAACCAACACAAACACGCCTGCCCCATGCCCTTGAATACCATAGCTTACAAATACCATGTCAATGAGCATGAAAATTATGAAAACCAACTCTCAAATACTTGTATTTTTTGTTTCGCTCACGAAATTCGTGACAAATATTTCACCTCTTATCTAAGCACAGCTCTAAAAAATGCCTAAAATAAATAAGAGAACCACAAAATTGTCTACACTAGATAGATATATATGTTCCTCTACATGTAAAACTAAGAGAAAAagtacccccaaaaaaaaaaaaaatctctaggGACTCCTAGCATCTCTTATTTGGAGCAAAATGTGGTAGCATTAGATTCTCCTTGTAttccaaaattccagaatttgccTTTAGATGAAACCAAGTTGTTCTCACACAGAAATTCCCATGAAAACCACTTCTCAATCATCCGATCTATATCATGTACCACTACATTTGTCACATTTCCATGATTTTCTCTTGCTAATAAACTAGCAGTGTAGATTGAAGCCATTCTACCAGGACACAGAGGTCTATGACCGCATGGTCCATCCACCAACACCACATCCCACTTCAATTCATATGTTACTTTGGGAAGGTTCTTTAGCGCCAATTTGCACTTTGTTTGTTTAAGCAGACCAGATGAAGGAGaacattttttgctttttcttgcaTGCTTCAGCAGTTTGTAGGCATCTTTGGCTAGCGTCGGATACTTGAGTTTGTACACTAAAGTGTTGTTGGCAGTGGTAATTGTGCTCAGCTTCTCTGGATCATCCTCAAGAAAGATTGTCATCCCACCTGTATTGGTAGATGCAAGGACAGAATATTGATGCTCCAGGCCGAAGACAAGAAGATTGCAGGGGGATTTGTGAGAAATGAGATTTAAGAGAAATCCCATTTCCTTTTCGGTTAGATTGTTTGAATTGGCATGTGAAATGGAATGGTTTTTTGAGGGTTCTTGACCTCGTGCATTGTATGAAACATTCTTCAGGTGTACAGGAGATAAAGAAAGAGGCGGCCGGGTTGTTGATGAAGTAACTATGGTTATCTTGAGAAGTCTGAACACTGAGGCACATAACAAGATACAAACAAGAAGAGGGATGAGTTTCTTTTTGTTAAGAAGACTCATTTTCCCCTCTCCTTTATAAAATTTGTGGTGCAGCTGAGATTTTCTGAGCTGCCGCGATTTCGTAGAGATGGGAGAAAGTAATGGAGTTTGAGGAGAGTAAGGAGATACCTCTGGGGGCATTTTGCTCTTTCATGAAAATGTTGCCAAAGCTACTTGCTATCACTTCATATTTGAAGTATGGTAGAGGATTGTTTTTCTAGATAGTGTGAAAATATCTTGAGTGATGAGAAAGGGAGGTGGATTTGCTTATGGTTGAAGCATTGCTTTATTTTGCTGACTTTTCGACTCATGAAGCAATGATCTGCTCAAATAGTTGCATGCTTTCAATGAAGAAAAAGTGAACGTTTGGTGCCTCGATCATTGTTTGATGCATCAATGGATTCTCATGCATTTTTGGTTTGCAATCTTGATTTGGTGGAGAAGTGAAAATGAAGAAGGCTTAGGAGTTAGATGCAGTGTGCCTTTCTTGGTGCATTGTCATGAATTCTGAGGTAGGGGAAGTGACAAAAAAAGTGTCTTTTTCAGCTGTAAATTCAAAGGATGATTGAATTCTAGAGTGATTCGATCAGATTTAGTTTTCAACTGACTGAATAATTTCTTGGAAGAGGACAGCAGAATAATTAAGTATTATTGTTATTCTCAGTGCTTTTAACCAACAATTCATCTTCTTTTCCATTGTATGATCATTGAAGAATTAAGCACTTTAGTTAAGGTCTAATTGCATGTCACCCTCTAATGATTACGTTCATTGCTTTATTAAGAACATGCATCAAACTGGCATGGGCtcgacttttttctttttcttccttcttattcTCTTATTCTTCTTGTTGGAGAGGGAAACAACCTTTTAAGCCAGTGTTTTGAAATTTGGGTCGGCAGTGACTCGGCCGAGATGATGAGTCATGTATAAGGTCAATGAATTTGATAGGAAAAATTGGATTAAAAAAACATTAATgttttctcaaaatatatttgtttGACAAATATTaatgttttcttaaaaaaagaaaaatctccatCTCAATTAACCTTGCCAATTCTATTACTTATTTATACTATTGCTTAATCTATAACTTGAACATGTTATACTCACTTTAAAAGGTTACTAAAAGCTACACTTGATTAATGCCTAATAAAGGATTAATTCTTTAGAATTTTCACTATGcatccttttcaaaatttttcttaaaaaatcatGTATAATAATACATCTTGATGTGAAATAGCTGAAAATCAAGATGTTAAATCCGACATTGAAATGACGTAAATCAAAAGAAACTTTTAGATTTGAGACAATTttagaataaataaatcaaaatcaagattttttaaaaaaattgttgagAACATGTAAAAAGGAAGATATTTACAATTTTGAGACAATCTCAAAATATAGTTTTACGTACAAAACGTGCATTTTTACACAATATTACTAGTCATTATAAAATGAACTGCTATTTGCATTTGCAAGGGAAACAAATAATCATGATTAAATAAATTTCTGTTTGAACTCTTCTCTCCCTTCCTCTTACTCTGTCAACTTTAGGGCAATTTATTAAGGGTATATTCTCTTTTGTATTCTTCAATTATACCCTAATTCTCACTTTAATTCTTAAACTAAAATTTATAACCCTTTACTTCCTAAAATCTTACTATCTGTCAACGGAATATTATAGTTTTGCTCTCGCAATTTGACAGTTACAAGGCAGGAAGTAGCGTAATTTATGACAATTAACAATGAGTATAGACCATAAACTTGTCACATACCAGTCCTGTATCAAACTGTAATAATCTTAAATGGCTCTATGAACATTGAATTTTGTCAATTAAATAGTATAGACCATAAACTAGTCACAACATACTAATCCCATTTTCCTGCAAATCAATAATGTCATCCTGCTGTTTTTTCAGTTGTTCTAGCCgaaaattttccctttgacCAAGTCTATTTAGCCTCATCTCCCATTGCATTCTTCTatattacatttttttagcTCCTTGAAAATTGTCCCTAGCCCATTCATCATAACTCACAATCTCCAACGGTGTAATTAAAACCATGGGCTCCTTAGGTCATTTATACTACAGTATTCactctcaaatgaaaatttactTATGGAAGACCTGAAAGGAAAGGGATATATCATATATACATAGACTTATTTCTAGGGTCTTAGTGTTTAGGGAAGGATTCTTAGAGTTCTCCTCACTGCTAAATTCAAGATTTGAATTCTGTACTTGATAGTTAGGGATAGAAAGGGCATAGGgagggtaaaaaaaaataaaaaaataaaaataaaaataacatttaTGAATTAGCTAAATTGTTAAAGGTAACTTAATTCTGTCCAAAAACATTGGATAGTTTTTTACCAGGCAGGATTTCACCCTTTGATATTGTGAATTCCTGactagaaaagtagaaaactATTAATACACTTATAAATTAGGAGCTCAACTCGTGGcaattttggggaaaaaaaaaggaaaaccattttattttgatttgctTGATTTTATTTTCGACTTAATTATTGAAGGCCCTGATCAGCCTACCCTATCAAGCCAATCTATACCAAAGCCTAACCAATTTCGTCCCAGCTTCTCTTGATCTTGATATATATGGTCTAGAATCATGGGAGTTATATTCAAGTGTTGTTAACATTTTTTGTGACTATAATGACAATATTAAAATCCATGGGTCATTTTCTGTCTGCGAAGACCTTAATCAGCTGTTACAAGAATTTTATACTCAAGTTAGTTCTTCTTGTGGACATATGTGAGGAGCATATTCTCTTCCCTATCTCATTCTCACTACTTAAACACAAATTCATTGATTATATCGATACTAATTAAAAATGAAGGGGATCCAATAACAGCAAAATATCTACAGGGTTATATGATTGTGAATATAGTGTTAATAAATAGCAACTATATTCTCTAATTTAGTCTCATCAATTATCTTCTGACTAAAATGACACGGGAAACTCTGTGATTGAACCAGTATGAAGCCAAATAAGCTAATGCTGCAAATCAATGACATATAATGGACAAGAAGAATTCAATTCTGCTGTactttgtgattttttttttaaacaaacctTGTTTAATAAGCTAACATTATGAATTAGATTAATCTTTTTTACACTAATAGTAATGTATAGTATTAGCGTTGGATGAATaataattatgtaaaatttgaatttaaaattcaacttttgcatatATATCATAGATTTGTCGGTGATAGTGTACACAatgtcagtatatataaaatttattcttaTGAATTGTTTACATTTTACTGTATTGTTTAATGCAGGAttctatatattttctagaaTTCCAAATGATTCATCTAGATATGCATATATTCACCTTGCAACAATTTCTTCTCGGATTCCAGTTTGTCAATCAAACGTCGTAGAGATTATCAAAACATATGCATATATTTTCTAGATATATGAAATGTTTACATTTTACTGTATTGTTTAATGCAGgattcttatatattttctagaatCCCAAAAGATTCATCTTGATATGCATATATTCACCTTGCAACAATTTTTTCTCGGATTCCAGTTTGTCAATCAAACATCGTAGAGACTATCAAAACAATATCAAATCTTCTGAATTTCATAAGTCATTATCCTAGTTAGTAAGTACTTGTATTATATCCGTCTAATGTACATTcatatgtataatttaaaaaacttctgtattttatatatttcaaaaatattttgaaaaatactTGTACTCTTCACGTAAATTTATAAAACACATAATATATTTTTGGCTATCCTACTTCCTGAATTACGCTTtacattttggagaaaatttaaaatttgtattttaataaTGACATATCTTGATACTTATATATAAGATAGCATCTATTTATATCCTAATTTCAGTAGAATTATAGATGTAAACGTATTAATGTGATAAAGTTTTAATCAATGTGATGTTTGATACACAAGAATAAACGTTAAAAATGGTATTCATGTAGCATTACCTttgaaaattataataaatttacTCTTATTTCCAATTCTGTAACTTTCAAATATATTCATACTATTCACTTATAAATTTATATGTATAATTTTGTCAAACTCGTATTTTTGAGCCAAACTTTAAATTGTACTTTTGAAAAAAGTTCTATATGATCTAagtaaatattatatttcatattATACATGTCCTGATTTTTACTAAGTATGGTCATTACATGTTAATTTTAAGTATAATGATTTGATAGCCCATTTGATACACATAGTCATTATATGTTGGACTAAATGCGTGacaattaattttaatttgagtTTAACATCTAAATTTTGCATATATGACAAGCATCAAACATCAACAGTGTATAAACTATCAatatatagaagattaattctATAAAATAACTTAAATGAGAAAGCCAATTTCTTTATTTACTTGAAATTTATTATGTGCAACAGCTGCACCTTCACCACATTAATTACTGCAAGGAATCAACTCTGACTAGGGCTAATGCTGGACCAAGTAGCTTGATTCGAGCTCACAAGCTACTCGGTCCGCAGCTTGGCTCGAGCTCGTTTTGACCGAGCTCGAGCTGCTTGATAGAAGTagcgagtcgagctcgagcttcaaTATTTGGCACTCGAAGGCTCGACGAGTCTAATCAAgttttttataatatgtattttaatttttattattgtgaaatctcaataatatcctttattcaaaattatatgtaaaatattaatttttattgatTGAGCTCGAATAGGCTTGATTGAGCTCGAATAGGCttgattgaacttgatttgaatTGATTATATTTAATTAAACTCGATCTTGAGCAACGTAAATTGAcgtcgagttcgagcttgagCTCAAATTCTAAAAGTTcgacgagctcgagctcgatcttGAATTTAGTTATTTTACCTCGAGTTGAATTCGAGTAGTGCACTCGAGCTCAAATTCTAAAAGTTCgacgagctcgagcttgatctCGAGCTTAGTTATTTTACCTCgaatcgagctcgagtagtTCGAACGCACCCCTAACTCTGACAAACCACCAGATGGTTGATTATGTTCATAATTTCCTCAATTTTAGATACTTCCCCTAAATGTAGAGGAGGTCAAGCATCAGCTAGTTCTTACAGATTGACTCTATGCACATTAATCA
The DNA window shown above is from Coffea arabica cultivar ET-39 chromosome 5e, Coffea Arabica ET-39 HiFi, whole genome shotgun sequence and carries:
- the LOC113722698 gene encoding arabinogalactan O-methyltransferase 2-like — protein: MPPEVSPYSPQTPLLSPISTKSRQLRKSQLHHKFYKGEGKMSLLNKKKLIPLLVCILLCASVFRLLKITIVTSSTTRPPLSLSPVHLKNVSYNARGQEPSKNHSISHANSNNLTEKEMGFLLNLISHKSPCNLLVFGLEHQYSVLASTNTGGMTIFLEDDPEKLSTITTANNTLVYKLKYPTLAKDAYKLLKHARKSKKCSPSSGLLKQTKCKLALKNLPKVTYELKWDVVLVDGPCGHRPLCPGRMASIYTASLLARENHGNVTNVVVHDIDRMIEKWFSWEFLCENNLVSSKGKFWNFGIQGESNATTFCSK